A single region of the Bacillus cereus genome encodes:
- the qoxC gene encoding cytochrome aa3 quinol oxidase subunit III, translating to MAALDKSLPLEYQSEQSRLNILGFWIFLGAEIMLFATLFASYLVLAGRTADGPTPAQLFEVKTLLIQTLLLLTSSFTCGIAIHEMRKHNQKAMLGWFIFTLLLGAGFLFFEIEEFIMYVGEGATIQTSAFLSGFFVLLGTHGAHVTGGIIWATCVIIQILKRGLTPVTARKVFIISLYWHFLDLVWVFIYTLVYLNGMVA from the coding sequence ATGGCGGCTTTAGATAAAAGCTTACCTTTGGAATATCAATCCGAGCAAAGCAGATTGAATATCCTAGGATTCTGGATTTTTCTTGGGGCTGAAATTATGCTGTTCGCAACACTTTTCGCCTCTTATCTAGTCCTTGCTGGTCGTACGGCAGATGGCCCAACACCAGCGCAACTGTTTGAAGTTAAAACACTTTTAATTCAAACGCTATTACTTTTAACAAGTAGTTTCACATGTGGTATCGCAATTCATGAAATGCGTAAACACAACCAAAAAGCAATGCTTGGATGGTTCATCTTTACATTACTTTTAGGTGCAGGTTTCCTATTCTTCGAGATCGAAGAGTTCATTATGTACGTTGGTGAAGGCGCAACAATTCAAACAAGTGCTTTCTTATCTGGATTCTTCGTTCTTCTTGGAACGCACGGAGCCCACGTAACAGGTGGTATCATTTGGGCAACTTGTGTTATTATCCAAATTTTAAAACGAGGTTTGACACCAGTTACAGCTCGTAAAGTATTCATTATCAGCTTATACTGGCATTTCCTTGATCTTGTTTGGGTCTTTATTTACACACTAGTTTACTTGAACGGGATGGTGGC
- the qoxB gene encoding cytochrome aa3 quinol oxidase subunit I, with protein MKLDEFFVTGDPIIYGADASIVLVTLAILFVLTKYKKWRWLWDEWLTTVDHKKIGAMYIISAVIMLFRGGMDGLMIRAQLTFPDTTYLNAEHYNGIFTTHGTVMILFMAMPFVMGLMNLVVPLQIGARDVAYPFLNALSFWLFFIGAMLFNIAFVIGGSPDAGWTSYFPMAGTEFSPGVGNNFYAIALQISGLGTLMTGINFLVTILKMRTPGMKLMKMPMFTWSILITTIIIIFAFPVLTVALALMTFDRLFDAHFFTMASGGMPMLWANLFWVWGHPEVYIVILPAFGIFSEIISTFSRKRLFGYSAMVYSMVAISLLSFVVWLHHFFTMGAGPAVNSFFSISTMAISIPTGVKIFNWLFTLYKGRIRFTVPMLWSLAFIPNFVVGGVTGVMLGMAAADYQYHNSYFLVAHFHYVLIAGTVFAMLAGFTFWYPKMTGHMLNERLGKWTFWIFMSGFNICFFPMYFLGLDGMTRRMYTYSESLGWGWLNQIASVGAVMMGIGFVLLCYNVIWSARHGERDVTGDPWDGRTLEWATQSPVQHYNFAKLPEIKEADAFWYMKQRGETVIPAAEDIKPIHMPSNSGVPIIASGFFGLAGFALVFSWFWLAAIGGVGILACLIYRSFDYDDGYYVSVDEIKETEHIA; from the coding sequence GTGAAGCTTGATGAATTTTTTGTCACAGGTGACCCGATTATTTACGGAGCTGACGCATCTATCGTTCTTGTGACATTAGCGATTCTTTTCGTACTAACAAAGTACAAAAAATGGAGATGGCTTTGGGATGAATGGTTAACAACTGTTGACCATAAAAAAATAGGGGCCATGTATATTATTTCTGCCGTTATAATGTTATTCCGTGGTGGTATGGATGGTTTAATGATCCGTGCCCAGTTAACATTCCCAGATACAACATATTTAAACGCTGAACACTATAACGGAATCTTTACAACACATGGTACAGTAATGATTCTTTTCATGGCAATGCCATTCGTTATGGGATTAATGAACCTTGTAGTACCATTACAAATTGGTGCTCGTGACGTTGCATATCCGTTCTTAAACGCTTTAAGTTTCTGGTTATTCTTTATCGGAGCAATGTTATTCAACATCGCTTTCGTAATCGGTGGTTCTCCAGACGCTGGGTGGACTTCTTACTTCCCAATGGCGGGTACAGAGTTTTCTCCTGGTGTAGGAAATAACTTCTATGCAATCGCCTTACAGATTTCAGGTCTTGGTACGTTAATGACAGGTATTAACTTCCTAGTTACGATCTTAAAAATGCGTACACCTGGTATGAAATTAATGAAAATGCCAATGTTTACTTGGTCAATCTTAATTACAACAATTATCATTATTTTCGCTTTCCCAGTATTAACAGTTGCTCTTGCATTAATGACATTTGACCGTCTATTCGATGCTCACTTCTTTACGATGGCGAGCGGCGGTATGCCAATGTTGTGGGCCAACCTATTCTGGGTATGGGGTCACCCTGAAGTATATATCGTTATTTTACCGGCATTCGGTATTTTCTCTGAAATCATTAGTACATTCTCACGTAAACGTCTATTCGGTTACAGTGCGATGGTATACTCAATGGTTGCAATTTCTTTACTAAGTTTCGTCGTATGGCTTCACCACTTCTTCACGATGGGTGCAGGTCCAGCGGTTAACTCATTCTTCTCGATCTCGACAATGGCGATTTCGATTCCAACCGGGGTTAAGATCTTTAACTGGTTGTTTACACTGTATAAAGGACGTATTCGTTTTACAGTTCCAATGCTTTGGTCATTGGCATTTATTCCAAACTTCGTAGTTGGTGGAGTTACAGGGGTTATGCTTGGAATGGCAGCAGCTGATTATCAATACCATAACAGCTACTTCCTAGTCGCTCACTTCCACTACGTATTAATTGCAGGTACAGTATTCGCTATGCTTGCTGGATTCACATTCTGGTATCCAAAAATGACAGGTCATATGCTAAATGAACGTCTAGGTAAATGGACATTCTGGATCTTTATGAGCGGATTTAACATCTGTTTCTTCCCAATGTACTTCTTAGGATTAGACGGTATGACTCGTCGTATGTATACTTACTCTGAAAGCCTTGGATGGGGTTGGTTGAACCAAATCGCATCTGTCGGCGCAGTAATGATGGGTATCGGATTCGTACTTCTTTGTTACAACGTAATTTGGAGTGCACGTCATGGTGAACGTGACGTTACTGGAGATCCATGGGACGGCCGTACACTTGAATGGGCAACTCAATCTCCTGTACAACATTACAACTTCGCGAAACTTCCTGAAATTAAAGAAGCTGATGCTTTCTGGTACATGAAACAACGCGGAGAAACAGTTATACCAGCTGCAGAAGACATCAAACCAATTCACATGCCAAGTAATTCTGGTGTTCCTATTATTGCGTCTGGATTCTTCGGTCTTGCAGGTTTTGCATTAGTATTTAGCTGGTTCTGGCTTGCAGCAATCGGTGGAGTTGGTATTTTAGCTTGCTTAATCTATCGTTCATTCGATTATGACGATGGTTACTATGTAAGTGTTGATGAAATTAAAGAAACAGAACATATAGCATGA